A section of the Streptomyces sp. SLBN-118 genome encodes:
- a CDS encoding TerD family protein: MGASMAMLKGANTPVPAPQVRVELGWHTGPGVPDVDASALLLVSGKVRSDADFVFYNQPTHTSGAVRHEGKQTAPDGVRDQVWVDLARVEPTIEKIVLAASADRGSFGQVPGLYIKVLDAGSGAEIARYDSQDATVETAFVLGELYRRQGAWKFRAVGQGYSTGLEGLATDFGITVDEPQQAAPAPVPAAPVMPPAPPPPPVAAPSTPVRLSKVTLTKDTPSVSLTKQGGTSGAMRVNLSWQVRKQFQGWGAKLGRAVAMHGDLDLDLCALYELTDGRKGVVQALGNAFGALHQPPYIHLDGDDRTGGTSGENLTINLDHKDRLRRVVIFVTIYEGARSFADLDATVTLQPQNGAAIDFSLGECTVPSTVCALALITNTGSDLVVQREARFLVPERGVSPQRTIDYAYGWGMNWTPGRK; this comes from the coding sequence ATGGGGGCGAGCATGGCCATGCTTAAAGGAGCGAATACGCCGGTTCCGGCGCCGCAGGTGCGCGTCGAATTGGGCTGGCATACAGGCCCCGGCGTGCCCGACGTCGATGCCTCGGCGCTCCTCCTGGTATCGGGGAAGGTCCGTTCCGACGCCGACTTCGTCTTCTACAACCAGCCGACGCACACCTCGGGGGCCGTACGCCACGAGGGAAAGCAGACCGCGCCGGACGGGGTGAGGGACCAGGTGTGGGTCGACCTCGCGCGCGTGGAGCCCACGATCGAGAAGATCGTGCTGGCCGCCTCGGCGGACCGCGGCAGCTTCGGGCAGGTGCCCGGCCTCTACATCAAGGTGCTCGACGCGGGCTCCGGCGCCGAGATCGCGCGCTACGACAGCCAGGACGCGACCGTGGAGACGGCCTTCGTCCTGGGTGAGCTGTACCGGCGCCAGGGCGCGTGGAAATTCCGCGCGGTGGGGCAGGGCTACAGCACCGGACTCGAGGGCCTGGCGACGGACTTCGGCATCACGGTCGACGAGCCGCAGCAGGCGGCACCCGCCCCGGTTCCCGCCGCGCCCGTCATGCCTCCGGCACCACCGCCTCCTCCCGTGGCCGCGCCCTCCACTCCTGTGCGCCTGAGCAAAGTGACGCTCACCAAGGACACCCCCTCCGTCTCCCTCACCAAACAGGGAGGCACATCGGGAGCCATGCGCGTCAACCTCAGCTGGCAGGTGCGCAAGCAGTTCCAGGGCTGGGGCGCCAAACTCGGCAGAGCCGTCGCCATGCACGGCGACCTCGACCTCGACCTGTGCGCGCTCTACGAACTCACCGACGGCCGCAAGGGCGTGGTCCAGGCCCTCGGCAACGCCTTCGGCGCGCTGCACCAACCCCCGTACATCCATCTCGACGGGGACGACCGCACCGGCGGCACCTCCGGCGAGAACCTCACCATCAACCTCGATCACAAGGACCGGCTGCGCCGCGTGGTCATCTTCGTCACCATCTACGAAGGAGCACGCAGCTTCGCCGATCTGGACGCGACGGTCACCCTCCAGCCGCAGAACGGCGCGGCGATCGACTTCTCGCTGGGTGAGTGCACCGTGCCGTCGACGGTCTGCGCGCTCGCGCTGATCACCAACACCGGCTCGGATCTCGTCGTCCAGCGCGAGGCGCGCTTCCTGGTCCCGGAGCGCGGCGTGAGCCCGCAGCGCACCATCGACTACGCGTACGGCTGGGGCATGAACTGGACGCCCGGCAGAAAGTGA
- a CDS encoding DUF6643 family protein: MTSPRATYGGGYYSAPSFPDTPIYDSLVAERGTPQIAPIRVPSAYDTGNSYLPALPAALPALPAAPSPVPSYGYPQQMQQPMPLQHAPAPYIPQQPQVPRGYPGPQGYAQQQPRPVATGYEAMRPAATRPAPAPAPYDDPYNRPYQGGRGY; the protein is encoded by the coding sequence ATGACGTCCCCCCGCGCCACGTACGGCGGCGGTTACTACTCCGCTCCGTCGTTCCCCGACACCCCCATCTACGACTCCCTGGTCGCGGAGCGGGGCACACCTCAGATCGCACCGATCCGGGTGCCTTCCGCGTACGACACCGGCAACAGCTATCTGCCGGCGCTCCCCGCGGCCCTGCCCGCCCTCCCGGCGGCTCCCTCGCCTGTTCCCTCCTACGGCTATCCGCAGCAGATGCAGCAGCCCATGCCACTGCAGCACGCACCTGCTCCTTACATCCCGCAGCAGCCCCAGGTGCCGCGCGGGTACCCCGGACCCCAGGGTTACGCCCAGCAGCAGCCGCGTCCGGTCGCCACCGGGTACGAAGCGATGCGGCCGGCGGCAACCCGCCCGGCTCCGGCGCCCGCCCCCTACGACGACCCGTACAACCGCCCGTACCAGGGCGGCCGGGGGTACTGA